A part of Neodiprion pinetum isolate iyNeoPine1 chromosome 4, iyNeoPine1.2, whole genome shotgun sequence genomic DNA contains:
- the LOC124216477 gene encoding cuticle protein 19-like, translated as MTSKMILIAAVAIIGTLMAVDDASCHKAHSHQHFHGPVVGPHHEVSWKGKHGHHHVDYVAHPKYDFGYGVEDHHTKDFHSQKEHRDGKNVAGEYSLHEPGGNVRTVKYHADKSGFHAVVHNSNGNDHSGGGHGHHHH; from the exons ATGACGTCCAAG ATGATCCTTATTGCGGCTGTGGCGATAATAGGAACGCTTATGGCGGTGGATGACGCATCGTGTCACAAGGCGCATTCGCACCAGCATTTCCACGGTCCCGTGGTAGGACCGCACCATGAAGTATCATGGAAGGGAAAGCACGGTCACCATCACGTCGACTACGTCGCCCACCCGAAATATGATTTCGGATACGGAGTCGAGGACCACCACACGAAGGATTTCCACAGCCAAAAGGAGCACCGAGACGGAAAGAACGTCGCTGGTGAATATTCCCTCCACGAGCCGGGCGGCAACGTGAGAACGGTAAAATACCACGCCGACAAGAGTGGATTCCACGCTGTGGTCCACAACAGTAATGGAAACGATCACTCCGGTGGTGGACACGGTCACCATCACCACTAA